Below is a window of Ananas comosus cultivar F153 linkage group 9, ASM154086v1, whole genome shotgun sequence DNA.
tcctaatttttttactgGTCTTATCATTTTTGTTATTACAACTAAAATctgaaagaatttttttttctctaaaccTCTAGGAGGTAGAATTACAGCCCTTAGattaataaagtttaaattccaACAACCATAGTCTATTTGGATTCTAGACTTAATATTTCTCCATTCGTTAAGGTATATATagatagagttcggctactatactcttacgactatagatttttttgtattcataagttttcggctgttagatctacctctttgatcatttccatccgttagattatactattcaatcaacaaTTCACTCAATCTTAAGGGACTACTATCGTTATAACTGTACATTTTTTCATTAaacggtcaaaaacttatgagtacaaagagatctatactcataagagtacagtagccttagcctatatatatatatatatatagtagagctactatatttttatgaatataaatcctttgtactcataattaagttgttttttatgattgagctttcaaatcgacaatccactccgttaaatatattccagagtatttgaaatttctaaaaaatttttttgtactttttcaaaattataataaagtccatcaagcagatataaaatgaatggtcaaaattgaacaacgttctaaaaatggatgatcagatcattccttcaatttaagatcagagtgattgatctttatctagatagtaaaaaaaaaaaattctgtcaAAAAGTCAatcgatttcgattcttttacactattaaactcACAAGTATCTTGTATCGGCCGTTAAAACTCatcaattttgagatatttttattgtaaggtaaattatgtcaaaaaattataaaatttaatttctacaaattttaaatactttagataatatttaacagtatgaatcgtcgattcgaaaactttatcatcgaaaataccttatgagtacaaaaacgACCctattcataaaaatataatagtcgaactctctctctctctctctctctctctctctctctatatatatatatatatatatatatatggggcaaTTTCATTCGTACCcttgaaaagttcaaaattatcGTAGATGCCCTTacataatttgaaatatcaaaattgcccctataaatatttactttgtttcaaaaataccctcaacTCATTTTAATCTTAGTTATACCATAATATAATAAAGGTTAAGAAGGAAATTGTCCATTTTGCCCCTAAACTGTTGAGGGCATTTAAATGTAGGTggtccattttttttaaaattttctttatccATTCAGATTTCAAATATTGTAATCAATTAATAAAGAAATTCAATAATTAGGTTAATTagctaataataattaactattaaatgaatttatgctagtttcaactgaaaattagtcaaaggtattaaatttaatggaataattatcttaatttgtgaaaatttttcattatctaaaattttttcaatttattatttaaagcaATTATTGGTTTATGTAAAGTTCGTTGATTACAAAAATTTAGTTTGTCCTTTCAtaatataactaatttttttatttgaggttGGATTTTATACTAATGCTCTTAGTTGTAATGTATTCGTAATAACGAATTTTCTCTATATTAAgtagtcaaataaaaaaaaattattactttacaatcgatgtaataaaaaaagtagatataactaaaataaattatcttctcATTCTGACAATAAAgcaaaatgaaatttaatttaactataatttattccaaatagaaatatttatttaattaaaatgaatatttttttaaactaaaatcaattgaattttactaaatttttagtctagatagaatttaattaattttgaaatataatagagggtatttatgaaatttacatattattaactttaatatgGATGGAGATTTGATggcattttttaaatttgagtgggtatacatgatatttcaatttttaaaggggtatttatgaaattagatgcttttagaagggtatagaggaaattttccctatatatatatatatatatatatatatatatatatacagtttcGAAACTGCACTTGGTTCAATACACTGATCAAAGGGTTAAATACTTCCATTGGGTTTATTTCCTAGAATGGATGTCCGGTCTATGCGTTATTTATGTGTTGGAAAATATATGTGATACCATGAAATGCGTACATAAATCATTTAAAGATCTCTAAAATGATATATGCCAACACATAGGGGCGTTCATAACTAAAAGAAGCACTTTTTAATTAGGAACCACACAGTGGCACTGTATTCAAACATGGACTGCTGTAGGCGCATGCATGCTAAGAAGTAGGCAACCTGCCCAGTTGGGAAGCCCTAGCCCAGGCCTAATTACTTTGTTGGTTGGCTCCGGTGCTAGCTACGAAAATGGGTTGACCTTAGCCATAATCTTCACAAGACAAACTGTGAATGCAGTTATAGACGTTTATGTAAGCTAGttgttttttgagaaataggtagcatgctatccgcttcgtttattttatttagaaataaacttaattagaaatgtgaatcaactaaggaTTTGAAATGTATAAGCTAGTTGTTATAGATTGCTCCTTGCAAGCAATCCCCGTTAACGTACGTATATTTTGTGCATATGGGCTACGCTAGTCTCAGAAGCCATGGGGAGTGGTGCATGACAAGAACCCCTGCATTAATACAAACATCACAAATCTTAAAGTCTTTAGTCTCCAGCGTCTAACGTAAAATATTCACCGAGCATTGCGTAGTTTAAAAGCCTACTTCGAAGGAGATGCCCTCATGTAGACGTCCATATATATACTAACTGTTTTAATGGAATGGTCATCCGATCGAGACAAGGAAAGCCTCACCAATCACAGCAGAGATTCCTCATATATTTCAGGGGTTCATATATGTAGTGTGGAATCTCTCGAAGAGAGATGGTGTGACACGGCACCTTATGAGTATTAATTATAATCTTAACTTGTAGCTTAGCTAGCATTCAAGATGATCTATCGTGCTCTAGTcgctaattaaattaaagaaccAGACAATTGTGGGAATCTCAACGCGCGTATTACTTTACGGCACGCACAGGTCGCTCTCCGTCATGTTCAATGATAGAGGAAATTACGATTCTGTGCTAATCACAGCCTCTCTGATCTCTCTCTCGAACCTCTATATATACCACTACATTCGGCTTTTATCGTGCATTCCCCTCATTAGTTACTACGCACAACAAACCGTTTTTTAATTGAATATGGCTTCTCCTTTAGCCAAATGTCTTTGTGCCGCCATGCTCATTCTGACTACTCTCTGGGCTTCCCATGTGAGCGCTCGCGAGCTCAGCGATATGTCCATGGTGGAAAGGCATGAGGAGTGGATGGCAGAGAATGGCCGTGTCTACAAAGACGCGGCTGAGAAAGCGCGACGGTTTGAAATATTTAAGTCTAATGCGCAGCTCGTCGATTCCTTCAATGCAGGGAACCATAAATACTGGCTCGGCACTAACAAATTTGCCGATCTTACCAACGATGAGTTTAAAGCCACGAGAACTGGCTTTAGAACGTCAAAAACAACTAACACTGTGAAGATCTCGAAGAGGTTCAAGTACGAGAATGTTAGTGCTGTGCCTGCAAGCATGGATTGGAGGACTAGAGGCGTTGTCACCCCAGTCAAGGATCAAGGCCAATGCGGTGTGCCAATTAAtctctacctatttaatttTGAAGTCATATATAAAAACTTTCTTAGTACATGCATACAACATTATATACGAAAAATTGAGCTGCCTTTTCTATCAAATAGCTAATAGCTAACCAATTATATATTGaacataattaatatatataaaattaagtaccAAAGAACAGCACTCTGATCACGCACTATGGGCTTGGTTAGAGACAAAAAGGTGCTTCTGCAGGTGGTTTATTAGTAAAATGAGTCAAGTCCTATTATACGTACGTATACTTACATATCTTTGACAACATTTGTTGTTATCTCTCAAGCTGCAATTAGCAAAACTAGTCAAATTAACTTACAAGGTTAATTTGCTTttcaattatttaattattatagacGATCGAGTTTAGTTAGTTCGGCCTTGCAAGCTAAAATGACGCGTGTACTGTCTAAAAAAGTTGACTATAATTAATCTTCTTTCAGCTGAGCGAACCAGCCCTATCCAATCGTAAACTGGGTTTAATTACAAGTCAAAGTCAGAGCTAGCTAGTTTGAGCAGGCTCTGGCTAGCATGCTTTGACCGTCGGTACGAGGcaggcatgcatgcatgcatatatatatatatatcaactctctctatatataataacaacattattatattaattagagtagtgCTAGCTctcaaataattatatatacttcCCGATTAATTAATGCAGGGTGTTGTTGGGCTTTCTCCGCCGTAGCAGCTATGGAAGGAATCACCAAACTGACCACCGGTAAGCTGATTTCCCTGTCGGAGCAAGAGCTGGTGGACTGCGATGTCGAGGGAGAGGACCAGGGCTGCGAGGGCGGCCTCATGGATGACGCCTTCGGCTTCATCATTTCCAAGGGCGGCCTCACCACCGAATCCAACTACCCCTACCGAGCCATGGACGGCAATTGCGACGCAAAGAAGTCCGCCTCCATAGCTGCCAGCATCCGCGGTTACGAGGACGTGCCTGCCAACAATGAAGCCGCCCTCCTGACGGCAGTGTCCCAACAACCAGTGTCCGTAGCCATCGATGGCGGCGACTATCCCTTCCAACTATACAGCGGTGGAGTCTTCACCGGCGATTGTGGGACGGAACTAGACCATGCGGTCACCGCAATAGGCTACGGCACAACGAGTGACGGAACCAAGTATTGGTTACTGAAGAATTCGTGGGGAACGACTTGGGGTGAGAACGGATACATGAGGATAGAGAGAGACGTGGCGGCTAAGGAGGGGACCTGTGGCCTTGCCATGGAGCCCTCTTACCCTACCGCCTGAAAGAAGAATGgaattaatacatatatatgcatgtatgtgCGCGCGGTACAGATGCATGTTATATATAGTCTAAGAAGGAAGAAGTTGCTGGAACCTGATCTATTGCATATATGTAGTGTAATTAACTTTGCAGTCAATTAATGCTTGTAATCCTCGTATTTGTCAAATTCTAGCTCTCAGTTCAATAATCATTATCAATCCTATATTAGTGGCATATAAATACCCAAACAGAAATAGGTTGGGTTAAATTAATTGTAAACATGTTCTGTATTGAGGTGCATGTTTCTTCGGAGTTGGGTTGGGACACGAAGAAGATTGGATTCAAGAATCTAGGAAATTGGATACATCTAacagggtatatatatataccatacaATTTAACCAATTTGCTCGaccaaataagaaaagaaacgaAACATGCTGACGAAGACGTTTCGGCCCATAAAACTGGATCTCATATTAAATTTAGGGCCCGCCGGTCCAGGTAGGCCGCCAGCCATGAACTTGATATTGCATGCCATTTCTACTTAATTTGTACTGGACTATATGCACCGGACATGGCCTCACAATATTGGACTATTcagaaaatttgaaaactaaaatggCACGTACTTTAGTTAGAAATTacaagtaattaaaatttatgggCTAAAGTATCACATATTCGAATTCGAAGAAAAAACTACaacgaattcaaatttaagaattaaaatatcatctAGCTCTTAGTTTTAGGAGCAGAAGTGTAATTTATCCTTCAAATTTATAGTGTAGTTTGTTAACAAACAGTCCCAGATGGGTTGGCATCAACTAAAATTTTTCGGCAGTCGGTTACCAACCAAGATTTTTTATGTCTACACTTTGAAAGAAAAAGGCACTTCCATCACATCAAGAAAAAAAGGGGGCTCCATATTTAGCCACGTCACTGTTTAAGGGAGGAGCCGATTAGAGCATACAAcgtatccaaaaaaaaatattagaggCATCCGATGCAccgtaaattaattttaaaaatatatatacaaaataaattttttacagtataataaattatttaaatattttatatcatatatatattatagtatatattatttacGGTATTAATCATTAGATATTtcaacaattattatatataccgTATAGTGTATGAAGCTTTCTCTCCCTATACTTTTTTCACTCGAGAGAATTGGATATGTTAACGGATTAGGAAGTGACACTTGTTCCCTTCAATCTCCCActtcaactttaaaaatattgcaTGCATCcgatttattaaaatataacatccactaaacataattttaattattaaaattttaaaattaagctaTAATCACACTTCAACTTTAATAAGAATATTGCATGCATtcgatttattaaaatataacatccactaaacatatatttaattattaaagttttaaaattaaattataatttaatagatgTGAACTACATCGCATAAAAACCATGTATACAAAATATtacagattttaaattttaataaaagaaatttagcATGTggtatatataagatataagtACAAACTCGGTGCATGAAATAATTTCTCCTCGGAACAACTTCTCACGTATAAAAATTGCCTGCATCAAATCTATAAATATtactttaattaaataaatatgatcgatattatatagaaaattaacctatgtataaaaaatattaagtttagatttttatattaggggttttaaaaataaaatagacaAGATTTACTTATACACGAGGTGcatatataaaaaagtattcTCTCCTTAAATgtgagtaaaaatatataaatattctttgtatattattatctatatctatatctatactctatattaattaaaagataATTCCATCACATCATAAAGTATGGAGGCGCCCTATTCTCCCATATTCAATTCAGAAAAATTGCATGCACCTGCTTTACAATAATGTAGCATgcactaaaattttctttttaatttgaaattaaaatataatttaacaaatataatctaactatataaaaaaaaatagtctatatacaaaatattataaagtttaaattttaaaaatcttctatattttatattaaaaaagagTTCAATCACATCATGGAGTATGGAGGTTGTCCTCCTCTATTCTCCTATattcatttcaaaaaaattgtatgTACCTAGTCTACAATAATATAGCAtgcagtaaaatttttttcttattttaaaatcaaaatataatttaacagatataatctatattatataaaaagaataatcgatatatgaataaaatatatattataaattttaaatataaaaaatagtgattcACTAATACGATGTTTAAGACATAATATATACTCGGAGACTAGAGCATGGAATAATTCTCCTCTCAATCCATTcctcatttataaataaattacctATACCCGatctataaatattaatataattttaaataattaatattataaaataaaaatagttttataaatacgatctatactatataagaagcctctatataaaaaattatcagaatttaaatttttatattacgttttttttttaaaatgtgcATAATATTTACTTATACACCTGGTGCATTAAAAAgcttccttccttttttttttttttttttttttttttttttttttttttttttttttttttgttttttttggtcgAAAGAGCCAACAGGCTAATTTATTAAAAGCAAAAACCGATTACACTTTGCGCAAAAAGACTCTACCTGCAGAGTCTTCAAAAAGTATCCTAACAAAGTCTATGGGAAGGTCACTGGTAGGATCAAAAACCAGTTTACTTCTTGAATTAAGCGCATGACTTGCTAAATAATCAGCGGCCCTATTGGCTTCAcgatatattttaacaaaaatacacTGCTGCAAATGCTTCGCCAGAGATGTGCATCGGTCAATGATATTTTGGAGTCGCCAAGGAGGTTCAATCTGTGAACTAACATAAGAGAACAAGTTTTGAGAGTCTATTTCAACTATAGCTTTAGAGATTCCACGCTTGATTGCCTCCTTCAACGCCTCGAGCAGAGCGATAGCCTCCGCATGTAAGGCGGATGTAGCCATGATTTGCATGTTAAAAGTTTCCTTCCCTTtaatataggtaaaaatatatagatactcctcaactatcatttttttaattaagaccCGCTCAAATTctcacttattttttatttttatttttagttaaattaaaatgaccaaagataattataattattaaatctgGAGAACTTATTAAtaagtttaataaatttataaattttttgatagaattactttagtcaaaaaaattaaaagttcaagaAGTCTACAAATATTTTCaccataaaaaattttgataaaaaaatgcAAAGACTCCCTCCACTATTAAACACTTTGAAATAGATAAcgcaaagttatatttttaactgattttttttctatattttttaatttattataattaattttagttaattaaataaaaatatttattaaaatttatataaattaaaatatttgattttgttGAAATATTATATATCCGTCCCAAAGGGCGGGTTGAATACTAATATTATGTAACGCAGCAGTTGTTGAGGTAAGGTACTGTCGATTGGGTTAGTAACAGAATATTCTACGGGtaacataaataataaatatagcaTTAATACTTTAATACAATGTTATAATAAGTAATAAATACTAGTGTTGTGACgcggatatatatattataatcttttaaaatttaaaccctaaattttagatcttatatttctataagttattttgtaaatagtagaatatatttattttaaaagttttagtaattttaaaatatattgaaaaatatgaagaatatttttttttgaatattttaattttaaatactgAAACATCAAGATAGATATCAAACTATATTTATTTTCGAGACTTTTATATAGATGTCTTATTATATAGGTAGCGACGTATAGGTTTAATAAGAAAcaacagaaaatatatttagcaaataaattccaACATATCTATTAGATTTCGCTAAGTATGACATTAGTCTGCGTAATTATTAATTATGTTAAAAATTCTAAACCTGATATAAACAAATCCATCAAAATTCTCAATACAATCAAATCATTATATAATGGAGACAATatgatttgtaaataaaaataaatataaaaatttataacatagtaactaaaataataaaaataaatattaaaaaaatatagtaattctaaaaaaaaaattaccttaaATTGGAAGAGTTGAATCCTacgtaatttaaaatatactatatggTAGAAAAATCTACGTAAACAAACAAagcatcaaatttaaattaaagaagaaCCTGATAAATATGATTAAAATAAGGAGAGGATTTATAGGAAGTTGAAAAATTATCAGGTGAGCCCCACGTCATAACGATCGAAGAGGAACTCATTCATggagagtgaaaaatataaggTGGGCCCCACATGCTCTAACATTAAGCTACACATGCCACATGGACAGAAGATTAAGAGGATTAATATAGGTTTATAGAAGAtatcaataataaaaatctaCACAAACCAAAATATCTAACTTGTTTAATAAGTCCGTGGACAATTGAGCTTGGCGCTCTTTTTACAAGAAGCTGCTATCATTggcatcataaaaataataataataataagaatcaTAAGATTTGAAAGTAATTCCTTCCTgatttactaaatttaatttccaattcCATCTCGGGTAGAATTGGAATTATAGAGTAGAATATTTGGATATTTGGTTTGTTATGTCCTCCTCCTTAGTATTGCAACGGGTATCTTACTCTTTAttcatccaattttttttttttttctttttctcttttctcgaTCAATATTTCGGcggtatttaaattttaaactgatCCTAAGTCTACTAGGACGCTGTTCCGGTTAATTTCGTGGTTTttgtctttaaaatttttaaaagataacaATTTTTGGTTTGTTAAGGATAAAGCTAACAAAAAGAGGGAGGAGGACAGAGAAAAATGTGTCTGCTACCACCGTAATGTTGCCTGTTCTGGTTGGTTCTCTGTATTCTTTTTGAGacccattcttcttcttcttcttcttcttcttcttccattgttttttcttttatttatttttttttataatatttgtgGCAACTTAATGACATCCTATTTCGTTCCCTTTTTGCTAGTTGTTTGTCATGATTTTTTTGGATGTTTTAATCTCTGCGATGCGTGTGGCCTAGTAATCAATCGGAATTTTCAAAACTAACTATAAGAACTAAACCCTAGCTACTTGATTTCTATCAGTTCTCGCGTGTCGAACCAGTCAATTGTTAGAATAAGGGGAGTTTGGATAATCCGAGTGCAAGGCTGCTTTTACCaggaaagaattttttttttttttaatcccatattattttttcaagtATTTCAAACGCTAAATTTTAAGTTCAGTGAAGGGCTCTGTACAAGTTTTATCCAGATAAAAGACAAGAAAAGAATGCTCCAACAGTGGAGTTGGCTCTGCTCTATGCTGTTCGCATGTAAATGATCTCGAGGATTGCCAAGGTctcatcgctccaatgaatttCCGCTCTTTCCTTCTCAGATGGCTGCCATGTCTTGATTCGGTATGCACCTTATCCGGGGTTTTTTATGCATATTACTTCAGAGGACCGAATGGtgtaactttttttcttttcttttttgactgTTCGAATACTATGGCAGATGTGAATCGTAGATGAAAAATCAGTACATACTATGCTGTTGCGAATCAGTTTTTTCCTCAACTTTAAATGATTATATTGTTGAATTTTGTACATATCGAACTCTTGGTGTCCTGGGCTTTTAATGTACTTGATTCCTAATATTTATGGATGATGGCCTTTCGTCTTCAAGCATTAGTGGCGTCTTTTAGTATTCCTATACTTGATTTTTCAATACCTTGAAGTTGTCTTTTGGTTTTCCCATGTGTGTtgcaaatgaaaataataataatccacaTGAAGGTGTAAGTTGCAGtggtcattttattttttatgcatcAATTGTCTAAATACTTGCAAGTCTCCACTTTGTGTGCGCTCTTACTATTGCTGTCTGGGCCGCGTCGCAAGTTTGATGGACTATTGAGATCGCTGATATGTCATCTATCCGTACGGATGATTCCATACACATGGATATCAGGAAAAATAGCGATAATGTCGGCACATAATTCATTGAGCTATGCTCCTGTTCTGTCCTGTAAATCAaggtttgtttctttttttatgctTGCAGTGTACTTTTGATTATTGTTGATTTTCGTTATTATATAGAATGCAAATTAAGCTTTTCAAATGAAAGAAAGTGGAGCATTGCGGATGTCCAGGGGAACATAATATCACTCCCATATGTTGGATGGTTGTCCATTCCAGGATCCAGACTTTTACATGTTACCAGCTATGTTTTGGCCTCTCATATATATGTTGTTATTTTGTCATGTCTGTGCTTGTGAAGTTTTAGAAAGACAGAGCAGAGATGTAAATTTTGGGCTTCCTTTAACTTTCCgaatattctttctttctttttttcatattgTCCAGTCTCTTTTAATTGTTCTatgtttgaaaaatagatgTTTTTTCTTTAGCACAAATCATTTCGTTATATTATTGACGAATACATTGTTTACTAGTTAAGATCATATTTTCTGCTTATTCTATGTTGCTTTGTTGGCCTGTCAAAAATGTGTTTTGTcacttctcttctctttctgtCATGCCTGTTCTCCTTGTGATCTCTATTGTTATTCACCGGTGCGGGTCAGTTCTTGTAATTGCATTTTTTTGATCTACCTCAGTacatttcaaattcaaagtaGGAAATTCTATTGTGCCTTActtcccccccaaaaaaaggaGTTTTGTAAAGATGTTATCGCGGTGGTGTTGaacttatttgattttaacTGTTGAATGATTCATTGCATGATAGCTGATAAGAGGTGAATACTCTTTTCAGCCTAATGGGTACtgaacaaattaaaagatcgTTAAAATAGTGCtcccttttcttttgttgtatgCAGTTCCTTCCATTAGCTCAAACTGAAAGAGGTGAAGCTCATATAATTACATCTGATCAGGGAAAGGCTTCTTCATATTCAACTTCTCTACAAGAAGATAATTGTGCCGTAGTTCCATTTCTCTCCCCTCCAATGCCTTTACCTTTTGATGATCCCAGATTCTCTCAACCTCAATGTCAGCATGATAAACAAGGGGAGAAATATGACGACACCTCATCTTATTGCCAAGAGGTTCCTGTGCCCCTCAGAAGTGCTGTCGATACTGATCCAGAAACTACGCATACACAAGAAAATAGGAATGAATCTCTAGTAAAAGACTCATCGGTTGAGGCAACAAGCGAAGTAACAGAGATCCATTATTCTTCTGAAGAAGAGGATGATTGTCCAATTTGCCTTGAAGGTGAGCTGAATGAAGCAATTTATTTCTGTTTCATTTTTGTTTCATCTGCTTCTCCCTCTGCTTGCCAATTTCTTTCCATGAAGGAACTGAAATACAACAATTTTCTGGATTCAAGGAATGatgtaaaaataatgtaatgGTGTGCTAGAAGAGATTGATAACTTTAGAAGTAAAGTAGCATTTTTGTTTTAGTATTTTCACTTTAAGAAATCACTTGGATGTGCACCATCCCTTCTAAGGTAACTTCTCATAACCAACTCTGCTCATATCCTATGTCAAATGCAGAAATTCACTTATTGTTACCCATTTTAGTCCTGTAGGCTCACTATTTCTGTAATTTGAACTTTTAGACAGGGATCTAGCTGTACTGTAACAAGAAAGTAtggtttatttcattttgctCCTATCATGCAAGCTTAAATTAACTCCCTCTACGGCGTTTTATTGAAGATTTCTTTTGCACGTTCTTTGCAGAATATACATCTGAAAATCCGAGGATAATTTTGCAATGCAATCATCACTATCACCTCAGTTGTATATATGAGTGGATGGAGAGGAGCCAAGCTTgtccaatctgtggcgaggtaAAGGGCTGCTCGCTTATTTTGCTCGGCCTGTGAAGTCGATCTGTTCATATTTTCTCAGATGGTATTAATGAAGGCCTCGTTCCTTCCATTCTCCTGATATTTTTTCTATCATTTTGCCCTTTCTGCAGGTGATGTTGTTCAAGGAGGCGACATCAAACTTTTCCTAAATTATTTCTTCTTCTGCGTAGAAATTAACTGGGATAAGAGTGAAATACATCTAGGAGCcaattttgttttaattgttTTCTTTAAGAGAGGACGATGTCAGTCATAGATTATCTGGTTTTGGCAACTTATGATAACATTTTGTGATGACCTACTTTGCATGTCAGGATCTTGTTGTCTTCCTGGAATGTGTTATTTCAATGTgtcattttgttttttaaccCCCTACTAGAGTTTGTGTGGTCCTGAAATGTGCTAtgttaatgatttttttttatta
It encodes the following:
- the LOC109715137 gene encoding E3 ubiquitin-protein ligase At3g02290-like isoform X1; the encoded protein is MNFRSFLLRWLPCLDSFLPLAQTERGEAHIITSDQGKASSYSTSLQEDNCAVVPFLSPPMPLPFDDPRFSQPQCQHDKQGEKYDDTSSYCQEVPVPLRSAVDTDPETTHTQENRNESLVKDSSVEATSEVTEIHYSSEEEDDCPICLEEYTSENPRIILQCNHHYHLSCIYEWMERSQACPICGEVMLFKEATSNFS
- the LOC109715137 gene encoding E3 ubiquitin-protein ligase At3g02290-like isoform X3 encodes the protein MNFRSFLLRWLPCLDSGKASSYSTSLQEDNCAVVPFLSPPMPLPFDDPRFSQPQCQHDKQGEKYDDTSSYCQEVPVPLRSAVDTDPETTHTQENRNESLVKDSSVEATSEVTEIHYSSEEEDDCPICLEEYTSENPRIILQCNHHYHLSCIYEWMERSQACPICGEVMLFKEATSNFS
- the LOC109715137 gene encoding E3 ubiquitin-protein ligase At3g02290-like isoform X2: MNFRSFLLRWLPCLDSFDGLLRSLICHLSVRMIPYTWISGKIAIMSAHNSLSYAPVLSCKSRFSQPQCQHDKQGEKYDDTSSYCQEVPVPLRSAVDTDPETTHTQENRNESLVKDSSVEATSEVTEIHYSSEEEDDCPICLEEYTSENPRIILQCNHHYHLSCIYEWMERSQACPICGEVMLFKEATSNFS
- the LOC109714979 gene encoding senescence-specific cysteine protease SAG39-like, which produces MASPLAKCLCAAMLILTTLWASHVSARELSDMSMVERHEEWMAENGRVYKDAAEKARRFEIFKSNAQLVDSFNAGNHKYWLGTNKFADLTNDEFKATRTGFRTSKTTNTVKISKRFKYENVSAVPASMDWRTRGVVTPVKDQGQCGCCWAFSAVAAMEGITKLTTGKLISLSEQELVDCDVEGEDQGCEGGLMDDAFGFIISKGGLTTESNYPYRAMDGNCDAKKSASIAASIRGYEDVPANNEAALLTAVSQQPVSVAIDGGDYPFQLYSGGVFTGDCGTELDHAVTAIGYGTTSDGTKYWLLKNSWGTTWGENGYMRIERDVAAKEGTCGLAMEPSYPTA